From the Ciona intestinalis unplaced genomic scaffold, KH HT000129.2, whole genome shotgun sequence genome, one window contains:
- the LOC101243463 gene encoding monocarboxylate transporter 5-like isoform X2, with the protein MSFGALLSNVISEVIVTKLGWRHRFQIFASIIFVVGLPCVATFKPAIESTSSREENSDTIVITKSNRCEALITLCKTPAFYLWLFATLCWSVSYYLPSVFLIDYMESIGIPSATGAWVLTAYGVTSFVGRILAAVIGEKIMAYGSMFGEDSCRRFSLASVYVVCSVIAGLVTMLTPQWKYLGVVYAYVIVIGCTTSALQSVMFASTMQFFGDKLGIDVWGYANLTLAIGMVTGPVVSGAIYDVTGSYVSALYMCGGLFFACAFTTSILPIVLRHSPPKLEVMSDAVIRNDHVTDVM; encoded by the exons ATGTCGTTCG GCGCCTTATTATCTAATGTCATATCCGAGGTTATTGTTACAAAGCTTGGATGGCGGCACAGATTTCAAATATTTGCATCAATCATTTTTGTAGTTGGCTTACCATGCGTAGCTACATTTAAACCCGCAATTGAAAGCACATCTTCACGTGAAG aaaattccGATACGATAGTGATCACCAAGTCAAACAGATGCGAGGCGTTGATaactttgtgtaaaacacCCGCCTTCTATTTGTGGTTGTTTGCAACTTTATGCTGGAGTGTAAGCTACTACCTGCCCAGCGTCTTTCTT ATTGATTACATGGAAAGTATCGGTATACCTTCTGCAACCGGAGCTTGGGTATTAACTGCATACGGGGTTACCTCTTTTGTTGGCAGAATACTTGCCGCTGTTATCGGTGAAAAGATTATGGCTTACGGTTCAATGTTTGGGGAAGATTCATGCAGAAGATTTAGTCTTGCGTCcgtttatgttgtttgttcAGTAATCGCGGGCCTTGTAACAATGCTAACGCCACAGTGGAAATATTTAGGAGTCGTCTACGCTTATGTAATAG TAATAGGGTGTACTACGTCGGCGCTTCAATCTGTAATGTTTGCTTCCACGATGCAATTCTTTGGAGATAAACTGGGGATTGATGTATGGGGATATGCAAACCTTACGCTGGCCATAG GCATGGTAACTGGGCCGGTTGTATCAGGAGCAATATACGACGTCACCGGATCTTATGTTTCCGCATTATATATGTGTGGTGGACTCTTTTTTGCTTGTGCATTTACCACATCAATTCTCCCTATTGTTCTACGTCACTCTCCACCAAAATTAGAAGTTATGTCGGATGCGGTGATTCGGAACGACCACGTGACAGATGTTATGTAG
- the LOC101243463 gene encoding monocarboxylate transporter 5-like isoform X1 encodes MSFGALLSNVISEVIVTKLGWRHRFQIFASIIFVVGLPCVATFKPAIESTSSREGIFKQTPSCYFFLICFFLENSDTIVITKSNRCEALITLCKTPAFYLWLFATLCWSVSYYLPSVFLIDYMESIGIPSATGAWVLTAYGVTSFVGRILAAVIGEKIMAYGSMFGEDSCRRFSLASVYVVCSVIAGLVTMLTPQWKYLGVVYAYVIVIGCTTSALQSVMFASTMQFFGDKLGIDVWGYANLTLAIGMVTGPVVSGAIYDVTGSYVSALYMCGGLFFACAFTTSILPIVLRHSPPKLEVMSDAVIRNDHVTDVM; translated from the exons ATGTCGTTCG GCGCCTTATTATCTAATGTCATATCCGAGGTTATTGTTACAAAGCTTGGATGGCGGCACAGATTTCAAATATTTGCATCAATCATTTTTGTAGTTGGCTTACCATGCGTAGCTACATTTAAACCCGCAATTGAAAGCACATCTTCACGTGAAGGTATCTTTAAACAAACGCCAAGTTgctatttctttttaatatgtttttttttagaaaattccGATACGATAGTGATCACCAAGTCAAACAGATGCGAGGCGTTGATaactttgtgtaaaacacCCGCCTTCTATTTGTGGTTGTTTGCAACTTTATGCTGGAGTGTAAGCTACTACCTGCCCAGCGTCTTTCTT ATTGATTACATGGAAAGTATCGGTATACCTTCTGCAACCGGAGCTTGGGTATTAACTGCATACGGGGTTACCTCTTTTGTTGGCAGAATACTTGCCGCTGTTATCGGTGAAAAGATTATGGCTTACGGTTCAATGTTTGGGGAAGATTCATGCAGAAGATTTAGTCTTGCGTCcgtttatgttgtttgttcAGTAATCGCGGGCCTTGTAACAATGCTAACGCCACAGTGGAAATATTTAGGAGTCGTCTACGCTTATGTAATAG TAATAGGGTGTACTACGTCGGCGCTTCAATCTGTAATGTTTGCTTCCACGATGCAATTCTTTGGAGATAAACTGGGGATTGATGTATGGGGATATGCAAACCTTACGCTGGCCATAG GCATGGTAACTGGGCCGGTTGTATCAGGAGCAATATACGACGTCACCGGATCTTATGTTTCCGCATTATATATGTGTGGTGGACTCTTTTTTGCTTGTGCATTTACCACATCAATTCTCCCTATTGTTCTACGTCACTCTCCACCAAAATTAGAAGTTATGTCGGATGCGGTGATTCGGAACGACCACGTGACAGATGTTATGTAG